AATTTTGATGATTTATAGTTAATGTGAGAAATGCTTTAAATCATATATATCCAAATTTAGCCCTTTTTCTTTTAATATTTTTGCCTCGCTTAACAAGCCAACAGCATCTGCCCTACATTGTTGACATGCCCTAAATTGCTTTATATATTCTTCACATTTATCTTTTACAGTGTTCATCTCCATACATGTTGGTCTTCTTAAGTTTTTCATCTTATACATTGGTATCAATGGGATGATGTTTTGGATATATGCATAGTCCTTTAAGGTTTTTGCTATTTCAACAACATGTTCCAAATTTATCTCTGGAATTAAGACGGTATTTATTTTTATTATTAATCCTTCATCATACGCCTTTTTTATGCCTTTTATTTGATTTTCAATTAATATTTTAGCCCCTTCCTCTCCCCTATAAACTTTCTTGTCATAATAAACCCAATCTACAATGTCCTTTAATATTTTTGGGTCTATTGCATTAACTGTAACTGTAACTGTTTTAACATCCAAATCAGCAAGTTTCTTTGCATATTTTGGAAGCAAGAGCCCATTTGTT
The sequence above is a segment of the Methanotorris igneus Kol 5 genome. Coding sequences within it:
- a CDS encoding radical SAM protein; protein product: MDKMSKFSHITKVHPCYNEKLHDKIGRVHLPVAPKCNIACRFCKRSISEDCCEHRPGVSHGVLKPEDVEDYLKEIIKKVPNLKVVGIAGPGDSLFNKETFETFEIINDKFPDLIKCLSTNGLLLPKYAKKLADLDVKTVTVTVNAIDPKILKDIVDWVYYDKKVYRGEEGAKILIENQIKGIKKAYDEGLIIKINTVLIPEINLEHVVEIAKTLKDYAYIQNIIPLIPMYKMKNLRRPTCMEMNTVKDKCEEYIKQFRACQQCRADAVGLLSEAKILKEKGLNLDIYDLKHFSH